Proteins from one Ornithobacterium rhinotracheale genomic window:
- a CDS encoding TrmH family RNA methyltransferase gives MLISSVQNQKIKDLIKLQQKSRDRKKTGLLVAEGVQENLLALQNGFEAESFFVCPDFFSDEELKQKLPENQIFEITQEIFEKIAYRKTTGGILGVYKQKLNDLQDLKHIENPLIVVLEQVEKPGNLGAILRSADAAGADAVVVCDERVDFFNPNVVRSSVGTVFTNKIIYANAQDFVEFCREQKIQILATFLRDDTRDLFACQMKAGTALIFGTESTGLSHFWLKDVTHTIKIPMNGKVDSLNVSNAVAICLYEAVRQRRSC, from the coding sequence ATGTTGATATCAAGTGTTCAAAATCAGAAAATCAAGGATTTAATCAAACTGCAACAAAAATCCCGCGACCGAAAAAAAACTGGTCTTTTGGTAGCCGAAGGTGTGCAGGAAAATCTTTTGGCTTTGCAAAATGGTTTTGAGGCAGAGAGCTTTTTCGTTTGTCCTGATTTTTTTTCAGATGAAGAATTAAAACAAAAATTACCTGAAAATCAAATTTTTGAAATTACTCAAGAGATTTTTGAAAAGATAGCCTACCGCAAAACAACGGGCGGAATTTTAGGCGTTTACAAACAGAAATTAAACGATTTACAAGATTTAAAACATATTGAAAATCCGCTGATTGTAGTGCTCGAGCAGGTGGAAAAACCTGGAAACCTTGGGGCTATTTTACGCTCGGCAGATGCCGCTGGTGCCGATGCCGTGGTGGTGTGCGATGAGCGTGTGGATTTCTTTAACCCCAATGTGGTGCGTAGTAGCGTGGGAACGGTTTTTACCAATAAAATTATTTATGCCAATGCGCAAGATTTTGTCGAATTTTGTCGTGAACAAAAAATCCAGATTTTGGCTACTTTTTTACGCGATGACACGCGAGACTTGTTTGCCTGCCAAATGAAAGCGGGAACGGCTCTAATTTTTGGTACAGAATCTACGGGATTAAGCCATTTTTGGCTAAAAGATGTAACGCACACCATCAAAATCCCGATGAATGGCAAAGTAGACTCGCTCAATGTGAGCAACGCCGTGGCAATCTGCTTGTACGAGGCGGTGAGACAGCGTAGAAGTTGTTAA
- a CDS encoding NADP-dependent malic enzyme, giving the protein MKNPRIADELRQEALDYHKKSPRGKIEVIPSKPHATQRDLALAYSPGVAEPCLEIEKNPETVYDYTGKGNLVAVISNGTAVLGLGDIGAEASKPVMEGKGLLFKVFAGINVFDIEINEKDPDKFIEIVKGIAPTFGGINLEDIKAPEAFYIEERLKKELPIPLMHDDQHGTAIISAAALLNALELAEKDIKEVKLVVNGAGAAAISCAKLYLSLGVRKENLFMCDSKGVITSRREDLNDRKKLFINDTPANTLDEIIDGTDVFVGLSTGDVLKPEMLAKMAENPIVFALANPNPEIKYDLAVKTRPDVIMATGRSDYPNQVNNVLGFPYIFRGALDVNASEINEEMKLGAVHALADLAKEPVSEEVLLAYNLKKLNFGKNYIIPKPFDERLITRVSMAVAKAAIDSGVARKQITDWEAYRLQLLDRMGKDDKLIRAIQNRARLNCKKIIMADAEEFNVLKAALILKQEGIAEPILLGHKDKILQTIKKNKLEVELPIIDPFADDQAENREKFTQFLWEKGARKGITHYHAEKLVTSRSQYGALLLEHGYADGLLIGYSKDFKTSLQPIKQAINKKGNLIAGVTMFLTHKKPIFLCDTSINENLTAQQIVELTRMIHQFVKSMAIRPRIALLSNENFTQSNDVSRKMAEAAAILHRENPEIVVDGEIQADTALNHELMKNFPFSRLDSSVANVFIFPDQLSANITSKMLRGLGVGQMIGPMLIGLEKSVNIMPMGSSVEEIVNLATVTVLEM; this is encoded by the coding sequence ATGAAAAATCCTAGAATAGCCGACGAATTAAGGCAAGAAGCATTAGATTATCATAAAAAAAGTCCGAGGGGAAAAATTGAAGTAATCCCCTCAAAACCGCACGCTACGCAGCGTGATTTGGCACTGGCATACTCGCCAGGGGTGGCAGAGCCATGTTTGGAAATCGAGAAAAATCCAGAAACTGTATATGATTATACAGGCAAGGGGAATTTGGTTGCCGTAATCTCAAACGGTACGGCGGTACTTGGTTTGGGCGACATTGGAGCCGAAGCTTCAAAACCCGTGATGGAGGGAAAAGGTTTGCTTTTCAAAGTTTTTGCAGGCATCAATGTGTTTGATATTGAAATTAATGAAAAAGATCCAGATAAATTCATCGAAATCGTAAAAGGAATTGCACCAACCTTTGGCGGAATTAACCTAGAAGATATCAAGGCACCAGAGGCTTTTTATATTGAGGAAAGACTTAAAAAAGAATTACCTATTCCATTAATGCACGACGACCAGCACGGAACAGCGATTATCTCGGCTGCTGCGTTGCTCAATGCGTTGGAATTAGCAGAAAAAGACATCAAGGAAGTGAAATTAGTGGTAAACGGAGCAGGTGCGGCAGCAATTTCGTGTGCTAAATTATACCTTTCGCTTGGAGTGAGAAAAGAGAATTTATTTATGTGTGATTCCAAAGGAGTGATTACATCACGCCGTGAGGATTTAAACGACCGTAAGAAACTCTTTATCAACGACACACCAGCTAATACGCTTGATGAGATAATTGATGGAACAGATGTTTTTGTTGGGCTTTCTACAGGTGATGTGTTGAAGCCTGAAATGTTAGCAAAAATGGCTGAAAACCCAATTGTCTTTGCCTTGGCAAATCCAAACCCAGAAATTAAGTATGATTTAGCCGTAAAGACGCGTCCAGATGTAATCATGGCAACGGGACGAAGCGATTATCCTAACCAAGTAAACAATGTGCTTGGGTTCCCTTATATCTTTAGAGGAGCGTTAGATGTAAACGCATCTGAAATCAATGAGGAAATGAAGTTGGGTGCGGTGCACGCATTGGCAGATTTGGCAAAAGAGCCTGTTTCAGAAGAGGTGCTTTTGGCTTATAATCTCAAAAAATTGAATTTTGGTAAAAATTATATTATACCAAAACCATTCGATGAGCGTTTGATCACTCGTGTTTCTATGGCGGTGGCAAAAGCGGCGATAGATAGTGGTGTGGCGAGAAAACAAATCACGGATTGGGAAGCCTATCGTTTGCAATTGCTTGATAGAATGGGCAAAGATGATAAGCTCATTCGTGCTATTCAAAACCGCGCAAGGCTTAATTGCAAAAAAATCATTATGGCAGATGCCGAGGAATTTAATGTGCTAAAAGCCGCTCTAATCCTGAAACAAGAGGGCATCGCGGAGCCTATTCTATTAGGGCATAAGGATAAAATCTTGCAGACAATTAAGAAAAATAAATTGGAGGTGGAGCTGCCCATCATCGACCCATTTGCTGATGACCAAGCCGAAAACCGCGAGAAATTCACTCAATTCCTATGGGAAAAAGGCGCCCGCAAGGGAATTACGCACTACCACGCAGAGAAATTGGTAACTTCCCGCTCACAATACGGTGCGCTCCTCCTTGAACACGGCTATGCCGATGGGCTTTTAATCGGGTATTCTAAGGATTTTAAAACCTCCTTGCAGCCCATTAAACAGGCCATCAATAAGAAAGGAAACCTCATTGCGGGCGTTACGATGTTTTTGACGCACAAAAAGCCAATCTTCCTGTGCGATACCTCGATAAATGAGAATTTAACCGCTCAGCAAATCGTGGAGCTTACAAGAATGATTCACCAATTCGTGAAGTCTATGGCAATTAGGCCACGCATCGCTCTACTATCAAACGAAAACTTTACACAGAGCAATGATGTTTCGCGCAAAATGGCCGAGGCTGCTGCCATTCTGCACCGCGAAAACCCAGAAATCGTGGTAGATGGCGAAATCCAAGCAGATACTGCACTGAACCACGAGCTGATGAAGAATTTCCCATTCTCTCGCTTGGATTCAAGTGTGGCAAATGTTTTTATCTTCCCAGACCAATTGTCGGCAAATATCACAAGCAAAATGTTGCGTGGTCTAGGCGTAGGGCAAATGATTGGCCCAATGTTGATTGGTTTAGAAAAATCAGTAAACATTATGCCTATGGGTTCAAGCGTAGAAGAAATCGTGAACTTAGCAACGGTTACTGTTTTAGAAATGTAA
- the recO gene encoding DNA repair protein RecO — MKKTRALVIKHLKYGDSGLILHLYTRELGMLAFMIKGFYKQKKRNRSLLFPFAEVEISVEENTRGSLKHPKNLQTSHAFIDLHTQPTKAIVLQLLSEIIYSCLKQDEANPQLYDFIFSSLNLLDQKNKDFADFHLYFLLKMSQYLGFHPNTENHDAPLFDLEDGRFCFQTQSGFTLSEEESHFFKKLIFMDFNQDSKNIFNQMQRRALLNNLLQYYQLHLPDFREPKSLEVIKMLF; from the coding sequence ATGAAAAAAACACGCGCCCTTGTCATCAAGCATTTAAAATATGGGGATTCTGGATTGATTCTGCATCTCTACACCCGAGAATTGGGCATGTTGGCTTTTATGATTAAAGGTTTTTACAAACAAAAAAAACGAAACCGCAGCCTGCTTTTCCCTTTTGCCGAAGTGGAAATCTCGGTAGAAGAAAACACACGCGGGAGCTTGAAACACCCGAAAAATTTACAAACTTCGCATGCTTTCATTGATTTGCACACGCAGCCCACCAAAGCGATTGTATTGCAACTTTTGAGCGAAATTATTTATTCATGTTTGAAACAAGACGAAGCCAATCCGCAATTGTACGATTTTATCTTTTCTTCGCTCAATCTTTTAGACCAAAAAAATAAAGATTTTGCCGATTTTCATTTATATTTTTTGCTCAAAATGAGCCAATATTTAGGTTTTCACCCCAATACCGAGAATCACGATGCGCCACTTTTTGACTTGGAAGACGGACGATTTTGTTTTCAGACACAATCGGGTTTTACGCTCAGCGAAGAAGAAAGTCATTTTTTCAAAAAATTGATTTTTATGGATTTTAATCAAGATTCCAAAAATATTTTCAATCAAATGCAACGCCGCGCTTTGCTCAATAATTTATTACAATATTATCAACTACATCTCCCCGATTTCAGAGAGCCCAAGTCGCTTGAAGTGATAAAAATGCTATTTTAA
- a CDS encoding peptidase U32 family protein, whose amino-acid sequence MTKDNKIELMAPAGNFTSLQAALDNGADSVYFGVEQLNMRARASINFTLEDLPEISKRCKAKGVRTYLTLNTIIYDHDLSIIKTLIDKAVESDITAVIAMDQAVIAYARQVGMEVHISTQINVTNIETVKFYAMFADTIVLSRELSLRQVKKINEQIERENICGPSGRLVEIEIFGHGALCMAVSGKCYLSLHSHNSSANRGACKQNCRKKYTVIDQESGFEIELDNEYMMSPKDLCTINFLDEIVDAGVKVLKIEGRGRAPEYVATVTKCYREAIDSISEGTFNQEKVAEWMKQLETVYNRGFWSGYYLGQELGEWSPNPGSNATQKKVYIGKGRHYYPKTNIAEFLIEAYDLNIGDKVLIQGPTTGSKEMEVAEMMVDGKGMSEKATKADVITFKTGFRVRPSDKLYKVVKA is encoded by the coding sequence ATGACCAAAGATAATAAGATTGAATTAATGGCTCCTGCAGGGAATTTTACATCTCTGCAAGCAGCGTTGGATAATGGGGCAGACTCTGTATATTTCGGGGTAGAGCAGCTCAATATGCGTGCTCGTGCGTCGATAAACTTCACTTTAGAGGATTTGCCAGAAATTTCCAAACGATGCAAAGCCAAAGGCGTACGCACCTATTTGACTTTGAACACCATTATTTATGATCATGATTTGTCTATCATCAAAACTTTGATAGATAAAGCCGTGGAAAGCGACATTACAGCAGTGATTGCCATGGACCAAGCCGTGATTGCCTATGCACGCCAAGTGGGGATGGAGGTACATATTTCAACCCAAATCAATGTTACCAATATCGAAACAGTGAAGTTCTATGCCATGTTTGCCGATACAATTGTGCTTTCTCGTGAGCTGAGCTTGCGCCAAGTCAAGAAAATTAACGAGCAAATCGAGCGCGAGAATATTTGTGGCCCCTCGGGGCGTTTGGTCGAGATAGAAATCTTTGGCCACGGCGCGCTGTGTATGGCCGTTTCGGGGAAGTGCTACCTAAGCCTGCACTCGCATAATTCCTCGGCAAACAGAGGGGCGTGCAAGCAAAATTGCCGTAAGAAATATACCGTAATCGACCAAGAGAGTGGCTTTGAAATCGAGCTGGATAATGAGTATATGATGTCGCCCAAAGACTTATGCACCATCAATTTCCTTGATGAAATCGTGGATGCTGGCGTAAAAGTCCTTAAAATAGAAGGCCGAGGCAGAGCGCCAGAATATGTGGCGACCGTAACGAAATGCTACCGAGAAGCTATTGACAGCATCAGCGAGGGAACTTTTAACCAAGAAAAAGTGGCAGAATGGATGAAACAGCTGGAAACCGTTTATAACCGTGGTTTTTGGAGCGGTTATTATTTGGGGCAAGAGCTCGGCGAGTGGTCGCCTAATCCTGGATCCAACGCCACGCAGAAGAAAGTGTACATCGGCAAGGGCAGACATTATTACCCAAAAACGAACATCGCAGAATTTTTGATAGAGGCCTACGATTTAAATATCGGGGATAAAGTGCTGATCCAAGGACCGACCACAGGTTCGAAAGAAATGGAAGTCGCCGAGATGATGGTAGACGGCAAGGGGATGAGCGAAAAAGCTACCAAAGCCGATGTGATTACCTTTAAAACCGGTTTTAGGGTGCGCCCGAGTGATAAACTTTATAAAGTAGTGAAGGCTTGA
- the bla gene encoding subclass B1 metallo-beta-lactamase yields MLKKNFKPLFFYLCFWMSLAACQSQSFSGHDFPKTVYQSEDLKVVQIAPDTFVHTSYLATQQWGKVPCNGMIVRHQRKVMVFDTPTDEAVSEALIHWIKNELKAEIKWVVPTHFHDDNLGGLPAFHRNAVVSAAYYKTRDLAKKHQNAQILTSFSSVDSTWDLGGEKIRIGYYGEGHTEDNVVVYFPKDQVLFGGCLVKELGAGKGNLSDAFPQKWSATIQKVKHAYPEAKIVVPGHGKIGGKELLDYTAQLFKP; encoded by the coding sequence ATGCTGAAAAAGAATTTTAAACCATTATTTTTTTATTTATGCTTTTGGATGAGTTTGGCGGCGTGTCAATCTCAGTCTTTTAGTGGGCATGATTTCCCTAAAACGGTGTATCAATCTGAGGATTTAAAGGTGGTTCAGATTGCGCCTGATACTTTTGTCCATACTTCTTATTTAGCCACCCAGCAATGGGGGAAGGTGCCTTGTAACGGTATGATTGTCAGACATCAACGAAAAGTGATGGTTTTTGATACGCCCACAGATGAAGCCGTTTCGGAAGCTTTAATCCATTGGATTAAAAACGAACTGAAAGCCGAAATAAAATGGGTGGTGCCGACGCATTTTCACGATGATAATTTGGGCGGATTACCAGCGTTTCATCGGAATGCGGTGGTGTCTGCCGCTTATTATAAAACCCGAGATTTGGCTAAAAAACACCAAAACGCACAGATTCTTACCAGTTTTTCAAGTGTAGATTCAACTTGGGATTTGGGTGGTGAAAAAATTCGGATTGGGTATTATGGAGAAGGGCACACGGAAGATAATGTGGTGGTGTATTTCCCCAAAGATCAAGTGCTATTTGGCGGCTGTTTGGTAAAGGAATTGGGCGCTGGCAAAGGCAATTTGTCTGATGCTTTTCCTCAAAAATGGTCGGCAACCATTCAAAAAGTGAAACACGCCTATCCAGAAGCGAAAATTGTGGTGCCTGGACATGGCAAAATAGGGGGCAAAGAGCTATTGGACTACACGGCGCAACTTTTCAAACCATAA
- a CDS encoding ferredoxin, whose amino-acid sequence MVIITLQRDKCIGCNYCAEFAPEFFRMSKKDGKSVLLKSKDKKGFHTFKTPIPDAFEPCEKAAKACPVNIIDVKTT is encoded by the coding sequence ATGGTCATCATAACCTTACAGAGAGATAAATGCATCGGTTGCAACTATTGTGCGGAGTTTGCGCCAGAGTTTTTCCGTATGTCTAAAAAAGATGGGAAATCGGTATTGCTAAAATCTAAGGATAAAAAAGGTTTTCATACTTTTAAAACGCCTATTCCTGATGCTTTTGAGCCTTGCGAAAAAGCAGCCAAAGCTTGCCCTGTGAACATCATCGATGTGAAAACTACTTAA